From the Halalkalicoccus sp. CGA53 genome, one window contains:
- a CDS encoding HAD family hydrolase yields the protein MALDAVVFDLDYTLAVAERDRQTLLDEAAAATGAPPIARDEYHDVHLANHSHETRAPIFAELIDGSGAEPDRIATAYREAIAASLTPIKGAEGLIEELREEYRVGLLTNGPSVAQRDKLATLGWEGLFDAAIVTGEIGTGKPDRRAFEAICEAVSVSPTEAVYVGDEVGTDVHGARGAGMHAVQVLYPGGPAPDASATAHVERSHLPSELPPVVRRIT from the coding sequence ATGGCACTCGACGCGGTCGTGTTCGACCTCGATTACACCCTCGCGGTGGCCGAGCGTGACCGCCAGACGCTGCTCGACGAGGCCGCGGCCGCGACCGGTGCGCCGCCGATCGCCCGCGACGAGTACCACGACGTCCACCTCGCGAACCACTCCCACGAGACGCGCGCACCGATCTTCGCCGAGCTGATCGACGGGTCGGGAGCTGAGCCCGACCGGATCGCGACCGCCTACCGCGAGGCGATCGCCGCCTCGCTCACCCCGATCAAGGGCGCGGAGGGGCTGATCGAGGAGCTACGGGAGGAGTACCGCGTCGGATTGCTGACCAACGGCCCGAGCGTCGCCCAGCGCGACAAGCTCGCGACGCTCGGCTGGGAGGGGCTGTTCGACGCCGCGATCGTCACGGGGGAGATCGGCACCGGAAAGCCCGACCGCCGGGCGTTCGAGGCGATCTGCGAGGCGGTCTCGGTCTCCCCGACCGAGGCCGTCTACGTCGGTGACGAGGTCGGCACCGACGTCCACGGCGCCCGCGGCGCCGGGATGCACGCCGTACAGGTGCTCTACCCCGGCGGACCGGCGCCCGACGCGAGCGCGACCGCACACGTCGAGCGCTCGCACCTCCCGAGCGAGCTCCCGCCTGTCGTCCGCCGGATCACCTAG